Genomic segment of Desulfovermiculus halophilus DSM 18834:
ATATTGGCCAGGCTGGCCATGGAGCAGGGACAGACGATCATGCCCTGATGGAGCCAGGATCCGCTGGCTGGAGGGGCGGCAATGTCCATGCAATCGTGGAGCGTATATCCGTTTAAGGGCAGGTCCTCAAGCTTGGTCCCAGATTCAAGCTCCAGGATGGTTTCTGCTGCAGGGGAAATGATGACGTGAAGGTCGATGCGCGGATGCTCTGCAAGAACCTGAAGCAGGGACAGGGCATAGGGGGCGCCGCTTGCTCCGGTGATGGCCAGGAGAATCCGTTTTGAGCCGGAAGATTGAGCCGAGGAAGACATGAAAATCCAGTTGCGGGGTTGTTATGCAGGCTGCTGTGAACACAGGAGAGGATAGAGAAAAGGAGGTCAATGAGCAAGCTCTGAGAAGTCGGATTTGGCCTCGGATGATCTGCGTATTGACAACGAACACGCCTTGGGATAGAGATGTCTTCTTTCGGGCAATTAGCTCAGACGGATAGAGCGCCAGCCTCCGGAGCTGGAGGCCGCAGGTTCGAATCCTGCATTGCCCATCCTAACGGGATCCTTCGGGATCCCGTTTTTTTTATCTCCTGGGTCCAAGGGCCTCTTCCGGTGGGAGGTCTCAGCCGGGTTGACAGTTGCCTTGGGTTGAAGCGTTCTTTTTCAGCATCTCTTCCAGGACGGGCCCCAGTTTTTTCTTCTTGATCTTTTCCAGCAGAGTGGTCCGCTTCATATTCAGGATCTGGGCCGCCATCTTCTTGTTTCCCCTGGAGCGGCGGAGGGCATGCAGGATAAGCTGATCTTCAAGCTCGCTCATCCGGGAGTAGAAGTCCAGACTGCCCATGTTCTGCGTGCTCGAGGTGATGGACGGGGGCTGATCCGAACGGCGGAAGCCTCTGTATTTGGGGGGCAGGTCCCCGGACTGGACGGTATGTTCGCAGTGCAGGATGCACATGCGCTGAACCAGGTTTTCCAGCTCCCGGACATTGCCCGGCCAGGGATAGGTCTGCAGAGCCTGCATAGCCTGGGCTGAGAAGCGTTGGACCCCAAACTTGACTCCTCGATTGTACATCATGATAAAGGTGTTGACCAAGGCCGGAATGTCTTCGGGCCGTTCCCGCAAAGGGGGAATGGTCAAGGGGACAACGCTTAAGCGGTAGTATAGATCCTGGCGAAAGCGCCCTTCCTGAACCGCCTGGTCCAGGTTGGTGTGGGTGGCGGCTATGCCCCGGACATTGACGGACATCGGGGAGGCGGCTCCAACC
This window contains:
- a CDS encoding UbiX family flavin prenyltransferase → MSSSAQSSGSKRILLAITGASGAPYALSLLQVLAEHPRIDLHVIISPAAETILELESGTKLEDLPLNGYTLHDCMDIAAPPASGSWLHQGMIVCPCSMASLANIRHGTGRNLIHRAADVTLKEKLPLIVVPRETPLSSIHLENMLGLDRAGARIVPASPGFYHCPDTIQDLINHLVGRILDQLGISHALTPRWGDLSGQPSPGQQS
- a CDS encoding sigma 54-interacting transcriptional regulator codes for the protein MQEQEIEPVGAASPMSVNVRGIAATHTNLDQAVQEGRFRQDLYYRLSVVPLTIPPLRERPEDIPALVNTFIMMYNRGVKFGVQRFSAQAMQALQTYPWPGNVRELENLVQRMCILHCEHTVQSGDLPPKYRGFRRSDQPPSITSSTQNMGSLDFYSRMSELEDQLILHALRRSRGNKKMAAQILNMKRTTLLEKIKKKKLGPVLEEMLKKNASTQGNCQPG